A window of Clostridium botulinum BKT015925 contains these coding sequences:
- a CDS encoding GerAB/ArcD/ProY family transporter, with protein sequence MDKESISAKQLEFFIFTFGLGSYLLFNIGAGAGKQAWLASILSMAFSLPIVYVYGKIMSFYPEKNFYDVLEMTFGKITGKILIIIFVFHTFFLGAYVIRDFSDFIKLTVLFDTPIVVPMICIGILSVWILKAGIEVLSAWCQFFIRIILVIIPIVVILLLPQINSDKILPLFDGNIMDILKEAVNFVMFPMTEVIIFLNIFNYVKPNSNMQVIFIKPIILGGILYTILIIINTMILGANTYSQFYYPGYEAIKRLNFGGEFQRVEILVSGAFTIVQFTQINYCLLGVGKGIEKLFSLNNYRDVVVPIVILMINFAYIMFGNPMDSKDFSKNCWTIYASVPQLILPIIILIVILIKRRNNSLKKSGN encoded by the coding sequence TAAGGAAAGTATATCGGCTAAACAGTTGGAATTTTTTATATTTACATTTGGCTTAGGTTCTTATTTATTATTTAATATAGGTGCAGGCGCAGGGAAACAAGCTTGGCTAGCATCAATTCTATCTATGGCTTTTTCATTACCCATAGTATATGTGTATGGCAAAATAATGAGTTTTTATCCGGAAAAAAATTTTTACGATGTGCTAGAAATGACATTTGGAAAAATAACTGGGAAAATATTAATTATTATATTTGTTTTTCATACATTTTTTTTAGGCGCATATGTTATTCGCGACTTTTCTGATTTTATTAAATTAACAGTACTTTTTGATACACCAATAGTTGTACCTATGATTTGTATTGGAATCTTAAGTGTATGGATTTTGAAGGCTGGAATAGAAGTGTTATCAGCGTGGTGTCAGTTTTTTATAAGAATAATATTGGTAATTATACCAATTGTAGTGATATTGTTATTACCACAAATCAATAGTGACAAAATATTACCACTTTTTGATGGTAATATAATGGATATATTAAAAGAGGCAGTTAATTTTGTTATGTTCCCAATGACTGAAGTTATTATATTTCTAAATATTTTTAACTATGTAAAGCCCAATTCTAATATGCAGGTTATATTTATTAAACCAATTATTTTAGGAGGAATTTTATATACAATACTTATAATTATAAATACAATGATATTAGGAGCGAATACATATTCACAATTTTATTATCCAGGATATGAAGCTATAAAAAGATTAAATTTTGGTGGTGAATTTCAAAGAGTAGAAATATTGGTTTCAGGAGCTTTTACTATTGTGCAATTTACTCAGATAAATTATTGTTTATTAGGAGTAGGAAAAGGTATTGAAAAATTATTTTCTTTAAATAATTATAGAGATGTTGTAGTACCTATTGTAATACTTATGATTAATTTTGCATATATTATGTTTGGCAATCCTATGGATTCTAAAGATTTTTCGAAAAATTGCTGGACTATTTACGCTTCAGTTCCACAATTAATTTTACCAATTATAATTTTAATTGTTATACTTATAAAACGAAGAAATAATAGCTTAAAAAAAAGTGGAAATTAA